Proteins from a genomic interval of Parafrankia discariae:
- the nirB gene encoding nitrite reductase large subunit NirB: MTMMNHLPTLSPTPSDKATLVVIGNGMAGARALEEILRRGGAAQFDITVFGDEPYGNYNRISLSNVLAGTEDTSEIYLNPIDWYADNDIDLRAGVRVVRVDRFARVVDADDGTSLRYDRLLIATGSRSFFPPMDGLWADDKTLTPGVFGFRSMDDCTAILEYARQARHAVVLGGGLLGLEAARGLQSRGLRVSVVHLAPTLMNAQLDDTAGAILRRSVEGLGITVHTDARTSGIVVANGRLTGLGLADGTSIPCDMLVVSAGIRPNVGLAQRAGLSVERAIVVDDRMRSVDDDDIYVVGECAQHRGQVYGLVAPLWEQAAVLADHLTGSDPTARYTGSRMATKLKVAGVNVASMGVKSPERPDDEFVQFSEPGRGIYKTIIVRDGKLIGATLLGDTSKVAFLMQAFDRGLPLPDERISLMFDLGTPEVAVGAAELDDDAQVCNCNGVSKKTIVACVRGGERSVSGVMARTRAGKGCGSCRGLVEQVVEWAAGGSVEVDPSANWYVPGVPYEKSELMEKIRELRLYSVSSVFAALVPDGKEDAQSKMGLASLLEMMWADEFVDERDARFINDRVHANIQRDGTFSVVPQMKGGVTSVEQLRAIADVAEKYSVPMIKLTGGQRIDLLGLRKEDLPAVWADLGMPSGYAYGKSFRTVKTCVGSDFCRFGVGDSTALGIRIEERFQGIAGPAKMKLAVTGCPRNCAEALCKDLGVVAVDGGKWEIYVGGAAGAHIRKGDLLATVDDPDIVVELAGRFLQYYRENARWLERTYAWVPRVGIERIRAVVVEDTDGIAARLDEQMEKAVNAYRDPWKDGAEPATPGQFRTALPLTVLPRAGDR; the protein is encoded by the coding sequence ATGACCATGATGAACCACCTGCCCACGCTCTCACCCACACCGTCCGACAAGGCCACGCTGGTGGTCATCGGCAACGGCATGGCCGGTGCGCGCGCGCTGGAGGAGATCCTGCGCCGCGGCGGCGCGGCCCAGTTCGACATCACCGTTTTCGGTGACGAGCCCTACGGCAACTACAACCGGATCTCCCTGTCCAACGTCCTCGCGGGGACCGAGGACACCTCGGAGATCTACCTCAACCCGATCGACTGGTACGCCGACAACGACATCGACCTGCGCGCGGGCGTCCGGGTGGTGCGCGTCGACCGGTTCGCGCGTGTCGTGGACGCCGACGACGGCACGTCCCTGCGCTACGACCGGCTGCTGATCGCGACCGGGAGCCGTTCGTTCTTTCCGCCCATGGACGGTCTGTGGGCCGACGACAAGACCCTGACCCCCGGCGTGTTCGGGTTCCGGAGCATGGACGACTGCACCGCCATTCTCGAGTACGCCCGGCAGGCCCGGCACGCCGTCGTCCTCGGCGGCGGGCTGCTCGGCCTCGAGGCCGCGCGCGGCCTGCAGAGCCGGGGGCTGCGGGTGTCCGTCGTACACCTGGCCCCCACCCTGATGAACGCGCAGCTCGACGACACCGCGGGCGCCATCCTGCGCCGCTCCGTGGAGGGCCTCGGCATCACCGTCCACACCGACGCCCGTACCAGCGGAATCGTCGTCGCGAACGGGCGGCTCACCGGACTCGGGCTGGCCGACGGAACGTCCATCCCCTGCGACATGCTGGTCGTGTCCGCGGGGATCAGGCCCAACGTCGGGCTGGCCCAGCGGGCCGGGCTCTCCGTCGAACGCGCCATCGTCGTGGACGACCGCATGCGCTCGGTCGATGACGACGACATCTATGTCGTAGGTGAATGCGCCCAGCACCGTGGCCAGGTCTACGGGCTCGTCGCCCCGTTGTGGGAGCAGGCCGCGGTGCTCGCCGATCACCTCACCGGCAGCGACCCCACCGCGCGCTACACCGGGTCGCGGATGGCGACGAAACTCAAGGTCGCCGGAGTGAACGTGGCGTCGATGGGGGTCAAGAGCCCCGAGCGCCCCGACGACGAGTTCGTCCAGTTCTCCGAACCCGGACGAGGGATATACAAGACCATCATCGTCCGGGACGGAAAGCTGATCGGCGCCACCCTGCTGGGCGACACCAGTAAAGTCGCGTTCCTCATGCAGGCGTTCGACCGCGGTCTGCCGCTTCCCGACGAGCGCATCTCCCTGATGTTCGACCTCGGTACGCCCGAGGTGGCGGTCGGCGCCGCGGAGCTCGACGACGACGCGCAGGTCTGCAACTGCAACGGTGTCAGCAAGAAGACCATCGTCGCCTGCGTCCGAGGTGGCGAGCGGAGCGTGTCGGGCGTCATGGCCAGGACTCGGGCCGGGAAGGGGTGCGGCTCCTGCCGGGGCCTGGTGGAACAGGTCGTCGAATGGGCCGCCGGCGGCAGCGTCGAGGTCGACCCGTCGGCGAACTGGTACGTCCCCGGCGTGCCGTACGAGAAGTCCGAGCTCATGGAGAAGATCCGCGAGCTTCGGCTGTACTCCGTGTCCTCGGTGTTCGCGGCGCTCGTCCCGGACGGCAAGGAGGACGCCCAGTCGAAGATGGGCCTGGCCTCGCTGCTGGAGATGATGTGGGCCGATGAGTTCGTCGACGAACGCGACGCCCGTTTCATCAACGACCGTGTGCACGCCAACATCCAGCGGGACGGGACGTTCTCGGTGGTGCCGCAGATGAAGGGCGGTGTCACGAGCGTCGAGCAGCTACGCGCTATCGCCGACGTGGCGGAGAAGTATTCCGTCCCCATGATCAAATTGACTGGCGGACAGCGGATCGACCTGCTCGGCCTACGCAAGGAGGACCTGCCCGCCGTCTGGGCCGATCTCGGGATGCCGTCCGGCTACGCGTACGGCAAGAGTTTCCGCACCGTTAAGACGTGCGTCGGGAGCGATTTCTGCCGCTTCGGGGTCGGCGATTCGACCGCGCTCGGCATCAGGATTGAGGAGAGATTCCAGGGAATAGCCGGGCCAGCCAAGATGAAACTCGCCGTCACCGGATGTCCACGCAACTGTGCCGAGGCGCTGTGCAAGGATCTCGGAGTGGTGGCCGTGGACGGCGGAAAATGGGAGATCTATGTGGGTGGAGCCGCCGGGGCGCACATCCGCAAAGGCGATCTCCTCGCCACTGTCGACGACCCCGACATCGTCGTCGAGCTGGCCGGACGCTTCCTCCAGTACTACCGCGAGAACGCCAGGTGGCTCGAACGCACCTACGCCTGGGTCCCCCGCGTCGGTATCGAACGCATTCGCGCGGTCGTCGTCGAGGACACCGACGGGATCGCCGCCCGGCTCGACGAGCAGATGGAAAAAGCGGTCAACGCCTACCGGGATCCGTGGAAGGACGGCGCGGAACCGGCGACTCCCGGCCAGTTCCGGACCGCTCTGCCGCTGACCGTCCTGCCGAGGGCAGGTGACAGATGA
- a CDS encoding Rieske (2Fe-2S) protein: MKAAEIPAGEGRAVVVGDEQVAVFRLRDGTLRALSAACPHRGGPLADGLIDDNVVVCPLHGLTYDLRTGAETSDGGPCVSAYTVDTDSDGELVVKPKDDGESRVPDSGRSSARGDQLRER; this comes from the coding sequence ATGAAGGCGGCCGAGATACCGGCCGGGGAAGGCCGTGCCGTCGTCGTCGGCGACGAGCAGGTCGCGGTGTTCCGCCTCCGGGACGGGACGCTTCGCGCCCTGTCCGCCGCATGTCCGCACCGCGGTGGCCCGCTCGCCGACGGCCTGATCGACGACAACGTCGTCGTCTGCCCGCTCCACGGCCTCACCTACGACCTCCGGACCGGCGCCGAGACCAGCGACGGAGGCCCGTGCGTAAGCGCGTACACCGTTGACACGGACTCCGACGGCGAGCTTGTCGTGAAGCCGAAGGATGACGGCGAAAGCCGAGTGCCGGACTCTGGGCGGTCATCGGCGCGCGGCGACCAGCTCCGGGAGCGGTAG
- a CDS encoding TetR/AcrR family transcriptional regulator, giving the protein MATAGRAGKVVPALRVDAERNRERILRAAEEVFAQRGIDVGLEEIARRAGVGIATLYRRFPTRADLLEASFEGKIREYLAAVDQALENPSAWAGFRQLVEYLCGAQASNAGLRDLITLRFPPSSAVEELKTQAHSGLEELIARARREGTLRPDFVAADIGILLLANAGLVTATREAAPDAWRRFAAYLLDAFRAEGAARTDPVPAAPTPEQVERSVQSMVPTVRRG; this is encoded by the coding sequence GTGGCGACGGCTGGGCGAGCCGGGAAGGTGGTCCCCGCACTGCGGGTCGACGCGGAACGTAACCGCGAACGCATTCTGCGGGCTGCCGAAGAGGTCTTCGCGCAGCGCGGTATCGACGTCGGTCTGGAGGAGATCGCCCGCCGGGCCGGAGTCGGGATCGCCACGCTCTACCGACGTTTCCCGACCCGGGCCGACCTGCTCGAGGCGAGCTTCGAAGGAAAGATCCGCGAATACCTGGCGGCGGTGGACCAGGCGTTGGAGAACCCGAGCGCCTGGGCGGGTTTCCGGCAGCTCGTCGAGTACCTGTGCGGCGCGCAGGCGTCCAACGCGGGCCTGCGTGACCTGATCACCCTGCGTTTCCCGCCGTCCAGCGCGGTCGAGGAGCTCAAGACGCAGGCGCACTCCGGCCTGGAAGAGCTCATCGCGCGGGCCCGGCGGGAGGGCACGCTGCGGCCGGACTTCGTCGCCGCCGACATCGGCATCCTGCTGCTCGCCAACGCCGGCCTGGTCACCGCGACCCGGGAAGCGGCGCCCGACGCCTGGCGCCGCTTCGCCGCCTACCTGCTCGACGCGTTCCGCGCGGAGGGCGCCGCCCGCACCGATCCGGTGCCGGCCGCGCCCACCCCGGAACAGGTCGAGCGCTCCGTACAGAGCATGGTCCCGACCGTCCGGCGCGGCTAG
- a CDS encoding MFS transporter, translating to MSQPVIADDQRTRSARAEDAGGRRGNPWWTLASVALGVIMVGLDGTVVSIANPRIAEDLGASLTDLQWITNSYLLALAALLVFGGKLGDRYGRKRIFLIGVVGFGLTSLAIGLVGDIVGIIALRALQGVFGAMLMPNTLAILRGAFPPRELNRAIGIWSGASSISIAGGPIIGGLLVEHVSWESVFYINVPMGAIALAVGLAVLRESRSESTGQHHDIPGIITLSGGLVAVVFGLIKASTWGWTDPKTIACVLAGLAVLALFVVIEIRVAAPLLPMRLFGNRSISVGSAVLVINFFALFGVLFFVTLFLQNVQHTSPIETGVRILPLTLAMMIMSPIAGSATERFGPRPPMVIGLLLSGTALLLLTGLDPGSGFNAVWPSLLMLGIGMGLVITASAEAIVGNAPVDDAGVAGGLQTTALQLGGVVGTAVLGSVLSSRVASVMVDKLTGAGAPAEVASRLTDSEQLISQGVAPQVTGAPESVQAAVTAGSHAAFMSGLHVSLVVAGIATLVAAGLALLVRRGDNSDGAPVVVH from the coding sequence ATGTCACAGCCCGTCATCGCCGACGATCAGCGGACGCGGTCCGCGCGGGCGGAGGACGCCGGCGGCCGGCGGGGCAATCCCTGGTGGACACTGGCGAGCGTCGCCCTCGGCGTGATCATGGTCGGCCTGGACGGCACGGTCGTCTCGATCGCGAACCCGCGCATCGCCGAGGATCTCGGCGCCTCACTGACCGACCTGCAATGGATCACGAACTCCTACCTGCTCGCCCTGGCCGCCCTGCTGGTGTTCGGCGGCAAGCTCGGCGACCGGTACGGCCGCAAGCGGATCTTCCTGATCGGCGTGGTCGGGTTCGGGCTCACCTCGCTGGCCATCGGTCTGGTCGGCGACATCGTCGGGATCATCGCGCTCCGGGCGCTCCAGGGCGTGTTCGGAGCGATGCTGATGCCGAACACGCTGGCCATCCTGCGCGGCGCGTTCCCGCCCAGGGAGCTGAACCGGGCCATCGGCATCTGGAGCGGCGCGTCGTCCATCTCGATCGCCGGCGGACCGATCATCGGCGGCCTGCTCGTCGAGCACGTGAGCTGGGAGTCGGTCTTCTACATCAACGTGCCGATGGGCGCGATCGCGCTGGCCGTGGGTCTGGCGGTGCTGCGCGAATCCCGCAGCGAGAGCACCGGGCAGCATCACGACATCCCCGGCATCATCACCCTCTCCGGCGGCCTGGTCGCCGTCGTGTTCGGCCTGATCAAGGCGTCGACCTGGGGCTGGACAGACCCGAAGACCATCGCCTGCGTCCTCGCCGGGCTGGCCGTGCTGGCACTGTTCGTGGTGATCGAGATCCGGGTGGCCGCTCCCCTGCTGCCGATGCGGCTGTTCGGCAACCGGTCGATCTCGGTGGGCAGCGCGGTTCTCGTCATCAACTTCTTCGCGCTGTTCGGCGTGCTGTTCTTCGTCACGCTGTTCCTGCAGAACGTCCAGCACACCTCGCCGATCGAGACCGGCGTCCGCATCCTGCCGCTGACCCTGGCAATGATGATCATGTCGCCGATCGCCGGCAGCGCCACCGAGCGGTTCGGGCCCCGCCCGCCGATGGTGATCGGCCTGCTGCTGTCCGGGACGGCGCTGCTCCTGCTGACCGGACTCGACCCCGGTTCCGGCTTCAACGCCGTGTGGCCGTCGCTGCTGATGCTCGGCATCGGGATGGGGCTGGTCATCACGGCCAGCGCGGAGGCGATCGTCGGCAACGCCCCGGTCGACGACGCCGGGGTCGCCGGCGGCCTGCAGACCACGGCGTTGCAGCTCGGCGGGGTCGTCGGAACGGCCGTCCTGGGCTCGGTGCTCAGCAGCCGGGTGGCATCGGTCATGGTCGACAAGCTGACCGGCGCCGGCGCCCCCGCCGAGGTCGCGAGCCGGCTGACCGACTCGGAGCAGCTCATCAGCCAGGGAGTGGCGCCCCAGGTGACCGGGGCGCCGGAATCCGTCCAGGCCGCGGTGACC